From Pseudomonas poae, the proteins below share one genomic window:
- the ubiB gene encoding ubiquinone biosynthesis regulatory protein kinase UbiB, whose amino-acid sequence MKLLAVRRLFRIQRVVIRYRLDDLLFALPLPWFLLAVRYVLPWRWFPRKPLELSRGARLRLALQDLGPIFIKFGQILSTRRDLLPEDIADELMLLQDRVPPFDSQQSMKLIEEQLGKKISEVFSRFDVEPLASASVAQVHAAQLKTGEEVVVKVIRPGLKPIIGQDLAWLFILARAAERFSADARLLHPVDVVADYEKTIYDELDLLREAANASQLKRNFEGSQLLYVPQVYWDWCRPKVLVMERIYGVQVTDLATLADQRTDMKMLAERGVEIFFTQVFRDSFFHADMHPGNIFVSTVNPWSPQYIAIDCGIVGSLTPEDQDYLARNLFAFFKRDYRRVAQLHIDSGWVPAETKLNEFEAAIRTVCEPIFEKPLKDISFGQVLMRLFQTARRFNMEVQPQLVLLQKTLLNIEGLGRQLYPDLDLWNTAQPFLERWMRERVSPKTLLGNLHSQMEQLPHLANMTRDLLERMSQPHAKDPAPPWQKRKDDWFLRLLGAAHLVGGVMLAIGGPLNQLGHWPAGIMVAVGVYLIVRR is encoded by the coding sequence ATGAAGCTGCTCGCCGTCCGCCGTTTGTTTCGTATCCAGCGCGTCGTAATCCGCTACCGCCTCGATGACCTGCTGTTCGCCCTGCCCTTGCCGTGGTTCCTGCTGGCGGTGCGCTACGTGCTGCCGTGGCGCTGGTTCCCGCGCAAACCGCTGGAGCTGAGCCGTGGCGCACGCCTGCGCCTGGCGTTGCAGGACCTGGGGCCGATCTTTATCAAGTTCGGGCAGATCCTCTCGACCCGCCGCGACTTGTTGCCCGAAGACATCGCCGACGAGCTGATGCTGTTGCAGGACCGCGTGCCGCCGTTCGACTCCCAGCAGTCGATGAAGCTGATCGAAGAACAGTTGGGCAAAAAAATCAGCGAGGTATTCAGCCGCTTCGACGTCGAGCCCCTGGCGTCGGCCTCGGTGGCGCAAGTGCACGCCGCGCAGCTCAAGACCGGCGAAGAAGTGGTGGTGAAGGTGATCCGCCCAGGCCTCAAGCCGATCATCGGCCAGGACCTGGCGTGGCTGTTTATCCTCGCCCGCGCCGCCGAGCGTTTCTCTGCCGATGCACGCCTGCTGCACCCGGTGGACGTGGTCGCCGACTACGAAAAAACCATCTACGACGAACTCGACCTGCTGCGCGAGGCGGCCAACGCCAGCCAGCTGAAGCGTAACTTCGAAGGCTCGCAGCTGCTGTACGTGCCACAAGTGTATTGGGACTGGTGCCGCCCTAAAGTGCTGGTGATGGAGCGCATCTACGGGGTGCAGGTCACCGACCTCGCGACCCTGGCCGACCAGCGCACCGACATGAAGATGCTCGCCGAGCGCGGCGTGGAAATCTTCTTCACCCAGGTGTTCCGCGACAGTTTCTTCCACGCCGACATGCACCCGGGCAATATCTTCGTCAGCACCGTCAACCCGTGGAGCCCGCAGTACATCGCGATCGACTGCGGCATCGTCGGCAGCCTGACCCCGGAAGACCAGGACTACCTGGCGCGCAACCTGTTCGCCTTCTTCAAGCGTGACTACCGCCGCGTGGCGCAGTTGCACATCGATTCGGGCTGGGTGCCGGCGGAAACCAAACTCAACGAATTCGAAGCGGCGATCCGGACCGTGTGCGAGCCGATCTTTGAAAAACCGTTAAAAGATATTTCCTTCGGTCAGGTGCTGATGCGCCTGTTCCAGACGGCGCGCCGCTTCAATATGGAGGTGCAGCCGCAGCTTGTTCTCTTGCAGAAAACCCTGCTGAACATCGAGGGCCTGGGCCGTCAGTTGTACCCGGACCTCGACCTGTGGAACACCGCGCAGCCGTTCCTGGAACGCTGGATGCGCGAGCGCGTCAGCCCGAAAACCCTGCTGGGCAACCTTCACAGCCAGATGGAACAGCTGCCGCACCTGGCCAACATGACCCGCGACCTGCTGGAGCGCATGTCCCAGCCCCATGCCAAAGATCCTGCGCCGCCGTGGCAGAAGCGCAAGGACGATTGGTTCCTGCGCCTGCTGGGCGCCGCGCACCTGGTGGGCGGCGTGATGCTGGCCATCGGCGGGCCGCTGAACCAGCTGGGCCACTGGCCGGCCGGGATCATGGTCGCCGTGGGTGTGTATCTGATCGTGCGTCGATAG
- a CDS encoding 16S rRNA (uracil(1498)-N(3))-methyltransferase, which translates to MNLLLLEEADFIAADRVVLRDRRLVHMQEVHRAAVGDNLRVGRLGGLMGNAQLVRLEAGEAELQVSFDLPPPTKLPLTLLLALPRPKMLRRVLQTVAAMGVPKVVLVNSYRVEKSFWQTPFLEPAAIREQLILGLEQARDTVLPEIIIEKRFKPFVEDRLPAMTDGTLGLIGHPGDYPACPRGLDEPVTLAIGPEGGWIPYEVDLLTKAGLQPVQLGARILRVETAVTALLARLF; encoded by the coding sequence GTGAACCTGCTGCTGCTTGAAGAGGCCGACTTTATCGCGGCCGACCGGGTGGTGCTGCGTGATCGGCGCCTGGTGCATATGCAGGAGGTCCACCGTGCGGCGGTAGGCGACAACCTGCGCGTGGGCCGTCTCGGCGGGCTGATGGGCAATGCGCAGCTGGTGCGCCTGGAAGCCGGTGAAGCCGAGCTGCAAGTCAGCTTCGACCTGCCGCCCCCGACCAAACTGCCCCTGACCCTGCTGCTGGCCCTGCCGCGCCCGAAGATGCTGCGCCGGGTGCTGCAAACCGTGGCGGCGATGGGCGTGCCCAAGGTGGTGCTGGTCAACAGCTACCGGGTGGAAAAAAGCTTCTGGCAAACCCCCTTTCTGGAGCCCGCGGCGATTCGCGAGCAACTGATCCTCGGGCTAGAGCAAGCGCGGGACACCGTGCTGCCCGAGATCATCATCGAAAAGCGCTTCAAGCCGTTTGTCGAAGACCGCCTGCCGGCCATGACCGACGGCACCCTGGGCCTGATCGGCCATCCCGGCGACTACCCCGCCTGCCCGCGTGGCCTGGATGAGCCGGTGACCCTGGCGATTGGCCCGGAAGGCGGCTGGATCCCCTATGAAGTGGACCTGCTGACCAAGGCCGGGTTACAGCCGGTACAGCTTGGCGCTCGCATCCTGCGGGTCGAAACCGCCGTGACCGCCCTGCTCGCCCGCCTGTTCTAA
- a CDS encoding SCP2 domain-containing protein, with amino-acid sequence MLFAGLLASVEHGLNRVLRLDSTALARLAHLNGKVIAVDCRSPALQLFILPSDEGLLLATQWAAEADCTLRAPASSLLHLALSRNKTAILHSPELELEGDSAVLMDLAAVLQDLELDWEYELSRWIGPVATQLISGHLRSRSRWYQQGFASLNQNLAEYLSEESRTLVGEREAQARFRELDKAKIDLERLEARFERLSRSLDPSDNA; translated from the coding sequence ATGCTGTTCGCAGGCCTTCTCGCCAGCGTCGAACACGGCCTCAATCGTGTATTGCGCCTGGACAGCACCGCCCTGGCGCGGCTCGCGCACTTGAACGGCAAGGTGATTGCCGTCGATTGCCGCAGCCCTGCCTTGCAGCTGTTTATCCTGCCCAGCGATGAAGGCCTGCTGCTGGCCACCCAATGGGCGGCCGAGGCCGACTGCACCTTGCGTGCGCCGGCATCCAGCCTGTTGCACCTGGCGCTGAGCCGCAACAAAACCGCGATCCTGCACAGCCCTGAATTGGAGCTGGAAGGCGACAGCGCAGTGCTGATGGATCTGGCCGCCGTGCTGCAAGACCTGGAGCTGGACTGGGAATACGAGCTGTCACGCTGGATCGGCCCCGTGGCCACCCAGTTGATCAGCGGGCACCTGCGCAGCCGCTCGCGCTGGTACCAGCAGGGGTTCGCCAGCCTTAACCAGAACCTCGCCGAATACCTGAGCGAAGAATCGCGCACCCTGGTCGGAGAACGTGAAGCGCAAGCGCGCTTTCGCGAACTCGACAAGGCCAAAATCGACCTGGAACGCCTTGAGGCGCGCTTCGAGCGCTTGAGCCGTTCCCTTGATCCAAGCGATAACGCATGA
- the tatC gene encoding twin-arginine translocase subunit TatC, translated as MSADKPENDQHMPLVSHLTELRTRLLRCVAAIFIIFAGLFAFTQQIYTFVSTPLRQYLPAGATMIATDVSSPFLTPLKLTMMVSLFLAIPVILHQIWGFIAPGLYKHEKRIAVPLLVSSILLFYTGMAFAYFLVFPLIFKFFAAATPAGVEMMTDITSYLDFVMTLFFAFGVAFEIPVAVVLLVWIGVVNVAYLKKIRPYVIIGCFVVGMILTPPDIFSQTLLAVPMWMLFEIGILFSGLISKRGEHPDDQTADDDQPPATQP; from the coding sequence ATGAGCGCTGATAAACCGGAAAACGACCAGCACATGCCGCTGGTCTCGCACCTCACCGAGTTGCGGACCCGCCTGCTGCGTTGCGTAGCGGCGATCTTCATCATCTTTGCCGGGCTGTTCGCCTTCACCCAGCAGATCTATACCTTCGTCTCCACGCCCTTGCGCCAGTACCTGCCGGCGGGCGCGACGATGATCGCCACCGATGTGTCGTCGCCGTTCCTGACACCGTTGAAGCTGACCATGATGGTCTCGCTGTTCCTGGCGATCCCGGTGATCCTGCACCAGATCTGGGGCTTTATCGCACCGGGCCTGTACAAGCATGAAAAGCGCATCGCGGTGCCGTTGCTGGTGTCGAGCATCCTGCTGTTCTACACCGGCATGGCGTTCGCCTATTTCCTGGTGTTCCCGCTGATCTTCAAGTTCTTCGCCGCCGCCACCCCGGCCGGTGTGGAGATGATGACCGACATCACCAGCTACCTCGACTTCGTGATGACGCTGTTCTTCGCCTTCGGCGTGGCCTTCGAAATCCCGGTGGCCGTGGTGCTGCTGGTATGGATCGGCGTGGTCAACGTGGCGTACCTGAAGAAAATCCGCCCGTACGTGATCATCGGCTGCTTTGTGGTCGGCATGATCCTCACGCCGCCGGACATCTTCTCCCAGACCCTGCTGGCCGTGCCGATGTGGATGCTGTTCGAAATCGGCATTCTGTTCAGCGGCTTGATCAGCAAGCGTGGCGAGCACCCGGATGACCAAACCGCCGACGACGACCAGCCGCCAGCGACCCAGCCGTGA
- a CDS encoding methyl-accepting chemotaxis protein, with protein MYRWLAEKLGNVSVKTKLAVGFGLVLILTLLITFTGWSGLSGVISRGDKLGYISSVNELTKDLRLARLDYEMRRGEQGPTAVNDLIGKLEGALKTADTLIDQPADNVLVDEQLAALDQYKRAFDAMVQAGANRENARSKLGDTADNAVLKIGQIEKALLQGDSVTQFNSVVDLSKLIQQARFQVRGYTYSGKVEAEQPALDAIDNALKKITALNGELPEQYAANLQQASVSLQAYRAAVSQYRDSQVASVVAMKTMAEQGDIMLDRSKKLTLSQTVVRDTDAAQAKNLLLLATVLALIFGLVAAWAITRQIIIPLEQTLKVAERVASGDLSHNLTSTRQDELGQLQRAMQSMSVGLRELIGGISDGVTQIASAAEQLSAVTEQTSAGVNSQKVETDQVATAMNEMAATVQEVARNAEEASEAAVAADQQAREGDKVVGEAIAQIERLATEVGNSTAAMGDLKRESDKIGSVLDVIKSVAQQTNLLALNAAIEAARAGEAGRGFAVVADEVRSLAQRTQKSTEEIEELIVGLQNGTQQVASIMDNSRSLTDSSVELTRRAGSALGSITRTVSTIQAMNSQIATAAEQQSAVAEEINRSVLNVRDISEQTAAASEETAASSTELARLGTHLQSLVGRFRV; from the coding sequence ATGTATCGTTGGTTAGCCGAAAAGCTGGGGAATGTCAGCGTCAAAACCAAACTGGCCGTCGGTTTTGGTCTGGTATTGATCCTGACATTGTTGATCACGTTTACCGGCTGGAGCGGCCTGAGCGGGGTGATCAGCCGCGGTGACAAATTGGGCTATATCTCCAGCGTCAATGAGCTGACCAAGGACCTGCGCCTCGCTCGCCTGGACTATGAAATGCGCCGTGGCGAACAAGGCCCAACGGCGGTCAATGACCTGATCGGCAAACTGGAAGGCGCCCTGAAAACCGCGGACACCCTGATTGATCAGCCTGCCGACAATGTGCTGGTAGATGAGCAACTGGCCGCCCTCGATCAATACAAGCGTGCCTTTGACGCAATGGTCCAGGCTGGCGCCAACCGTGAAAACGCCCGCAGCAAGCTGGGCGATACCGCCGACAACGCGGTGCTCAAAATCGGTCAGATCGAAAAAGCCCTGCTGCAAGGCGACAGCGTGACCCAATTCAACAGCGTGGTCGACTTGAGCAAGCTGATCCAGCAAGCGCGCTTCCAAGTGCGCGGCTACACCTACAGCGGCAAGGTTGAAGCAGAACAACCCGCCCTGGACGCCATCGATAACGCACTGAAGAAAATCACCGCCCTCAATGGCGAACTGCCGGAGCAATACGCGGCCAACCTGCAACAGGCCAGCGTCTCGCTGCAAGCCTACCGTGCAGCCGTCAGCCAATACCGCGACTCTCAGGTGGCGAGTGTCGTCGCCATGAAAACCATGGCCGAGCAAGGCGACATCATGCTCGACCGCAGTAAAAAACTGACCCTGTCCCAAACCGTCGTGCGCGATACCGACGCCGCACAGGCCAAGAACCTGTTGCTGCTGGCAACCGTGCTCGCCTTGATCTTCGGGCTGGTAGCGGCGTGGGCCATTACACGCCAGATCATCATCCCGCTGGAGCAGACGCTCAAAGTGGCCGAGCGCGTAGCCTCGGGCGACCTGAGCCATAACCTGACCTCCACGCGCCAGGACGAACTGGGCCAGTTGCAACGCGCCATGCAAAGCATGAGCGTCGGCCTGCGCGAACTCATCGGCGGGATCAGCGACGGCGTCACCCAGATCGCCAGCGCCGCCGAGCAACTGTCGGCCGTGACCGAGCAAACCAGCGCCGGGGTCAACAGCCAGAAGGTCGAGACCGACCAGGTGGCCACCGCCATGAATGAAATGGCCGCCACCGTGCAGGAAGTGGCACGCAACGCCGAAGAAGCCTCCGAAGCTGCCGTGGCCGCCGACCAGCAGGCCCGTGAAGGCGACAAAGTGGTGGGTGAAGCCATCGCCCAGATCGAGCGCCTGGCGACCGAGGTGGGTAACTCCACGGCGGCGATGGGCGACCTGAAGCGCGAAAGCGACAAAATCGGCAGCGTGCTCGACGTGATCAAGTCCGTGGCCCAGCAAACCAACCTGCTGGCGCTCAACGCCGCCATCGAAGCGGCGCGTGCCGGTGAAGCCGGGCGCGGTTTCGCGGTAGTGGCCGATGAAGTGCGCAGCCTGGCCCAGCGCACCCAGAAGTCCACCGAAGAGATTGAAGAGCTGATTGTCGGCCTGCAAAACGGCACCCAGCAGGTGGCCAGCATCATGGACAACAGCCGTAGCCTCACCGACAGCAGCGTCGAACTGACCCGCCGCGCCGGCAGCGCCCTGGGCAGCATCACCCGCACGGTCTCGACCATCCAGGCGATGAACTCGCAGATCGCCACCGCCGCCGAGCAGCAAAGCGCCGTGGCCGAAGAGATCAACCGCAGCGTGCTGAACGTGCGCGATATCTCGGAACAGACGGCTGCGGCCAGTGAAGAGACTGCGGCGTCGAGCACCGAACTGGCGCGCCTGGGCACCCATCTGCAATCACTGGTCGGCCGCTTCCGGGTCTGA
- a CDS encoding polyhydroxyalkanoic acid system family protein, with the protein MARITVERAHSLGKEGARAKADKLANKLQEQYGLEPSWSGDTLNLKRSGVKGTVLVTDDALRIDVELGLLMSAMSGTIKSEIEKALDKALA; encoded by the coding sequence ATGGCCCGTATTACCGTTGAGCGTGCACATTCCCTGGGTAAAGAAGGGGCACGCGCCAAGGCCGACAAGTTGGCGAACAAACTCCAGGAGCAATATGGTCTGGAACCGTCGTGGTCCGGCGATACCTTGAACCTCAAGCGTTCGGGGGTTAAAGGCACGGTATTAGTCACTGATGATGCACTGCGCATCGATGTTGAGTTGGGCCTGTTGATGTCGGCCATGAGTGGCACCATCAAGTCGGAAATCGAAAAGGCCCTGGATAAAGCGCTGGCCTGA
- a CDS encoding TetR/AcrR family transcriptional regulator — MKTRDRILECALQLFNQKGEPNVSTMEVANEMGISPGNLYYHFHGKEPLVLGLFERFQNELAPLLDPPADAQLEAEDYWLFLHLIVERMAHYRFLFQDLSNLAGRLPKLAKGVRNLLTALKRTLASLLARLKAAGQLVSDTQALGQLVEQITLTLLFSLDYQRILDREGEVQVVVYQVMMLVAPHLLPPARQATERFALKYVDHAP, encoded by the coding sequence ATGAAGACCCGCGACCGTATCCTTGAATGTGCCCTGCAGTTGTTCAACCAGAAGGGCGAACCGAACGTGTCGACCATGGAGGTGGCCAATGAGATGGGGATCAGCCCCGGCAACCTCTACTACCACTTCCATGGCAAGGAGCCGCTGGTGCTCGGGCTGTTCGAGCGCTTTCAAAATGAACTGGCGCCATTGCTCGACCCGCCGGCGGATGCGCAGCTGGAAGCCGAGGATTACTGGCTGTTCCTGCACCTGATCGTGGAGCGCATGGCCCATTACCGGTTTTTGTTTCAGGACCTGTCCAACCTGGCCGGGCGCCTGCCGAAGTTGGCGAAGGGCGTTCGCAACCTGTTGACGGCCCTCAAGCGCACCCTCGCTTCATTGCTCGCACGATTGAAGGCGGCGGGGCAACTGGTCAGCGACACCCAGGCGCTGGGGCAACTGGTGGAACAGATCACCCTGACCCTGCTGTTTTCCCTGGACTACCAGCGGATTCTCGATCGGGAAGGTGAGGTGCAGGTGGTTGTGTACCAGGTGATGATGCTGGTGGCGCCACATCTGTTACCGCCGGCACGCCAAGCGACGGAGCGGTTCGCACTCAAATATGTGGATCACGCGCCATAA
- a CDS encoding phasin family protein, producing the protein MAKVILKKKIDAQTTALSDVKTYARKIWLAGLGAYAKVGSEGGEYFKELVKTGQHVESKGKKVAIEQLEAANSQIDQVKSNVSSVKGLVEVQLDKVEKAFDTRVASALNRIGIASKHDVETLSAKLEELTALLERVARKH; encoded by the coding sequence ATGGCCAAAGTTATCCTGAAGAAAAAAATCGACGCCCAGACTACTGCCCTGAGCGACGTTAAAACCTATGCCCGCAAGATCTGGCTGGCGGGTCTTGGGGCCTACGCCAAGGTCGGAAGCGAGGGCGGCGAGTACTTCAAAGAGCTGGTTAAGACCGGTCAACATGTTGAAAGTAAAGGTAAAAAAGTTGCAATTGAACAACTTGAGGCCGCCAACAGTCAGATTGATCAAGTAAAGAGTAATGTCTCCTCCGTCAAAGGTCTGGTAGAAGTTCAGCTGGATAAAGTTGAAAAAGCTTTTGATACTCGTGTGGCCAGTGCCTTGAATCGAATCGGCATTGCGTCTAAACATGACGTGGAGACACTCTCTGCTAAGCTCGAAGAGCTGACGGCATTGCTCGAACGTGTCGCGCGTAAACACTAA
- the hisI gene encoding phosphoribosyl-AMP cyclohydrolase — translation MKDWLDEIKWDSDGLVPAIAQDYKTGRVLMMAWMNREALSLTAAEQRAIYWSRSRGKLWRKGEESGHVQTLHEMRIDCDADVVILMVEQIGDIACHTGRHSCFYRVFENGEWKVVEPVLKDPHAIYSAGH, via the coding sequence ATGAAAGACTGGCTGGACGAGATCAAGTGGGACAGTGACGGCCTGGTGCCGGCCATTGCCCAGGACTACAAAACCGGGCGCGTGCTGATGATGGCCTGGATGAACCGCGAGGCCCTGAGCCTCACCGCCGCTGAGCAGCGCGCCATTTACTGGTCACGTTCACGTGGCAAACTGTGGCGCAAGGGCGAAGAGTCCGGGCACGTGCAGACCCTGCACGAGATGCGCATCGACTGCGACGCCGACGTGGTGATCCTGATGGTTGAGCAGATCGGCGACATCGCCTGCCACACCGGTCGTCACAGCTGCTTCTATCGCGTGTTCGAGAACGGCGAATGGAAGGTTGTGGAGCCGGTGCTCAAAGACCCGCACGCCATTTACTCGGCAGGACACTGA
- the ubiE gene encoding bifunctional demethylmenaquinone methyltransferase/2-methoxy-6-polyprenyl-1,4-benzoquinol methylase UbiE — MTDQRKGSDAEPTTHFGFKNVPESQKAEKVAEVFHSVAAKYDLMNDVLSGGMHRLWKRFTIELSGVRTGNRVLDIAGGTGDLAAKFSKLVGPTGQVVLADINGSMLKVGRDRLLDKGVAGNIEFVQADAEKLPFPDNHFDCVTIAFGLRNVTHKEDAIRSMLRVLKPGGRLLVLEFSKPTNALMSKVYDTYSFAFMPLMGKLITNDAESYRYLAESIRMHPDQETLKSMMVEAGFDRVTYHNMTSGIVALHRGIKP; from the coding sequence ATGACTGATCAGCGCAAAGGCAGCGATGCCGAACCCACCACTCACTTCGGCTTCAAGAACGTCCCGGAAAGCCAGAAAGCGGAAAAAGTCGCTGAGGTGTTTCACTCCGTAGCGGCCAAGTACGACCTGATGAACGACGTGCTATCGGGCGGTATGCACCGCCTCTGGAAGCGTTTCACCATCGAGTTGTCGGGCGTACGCACCGGCAACCGCGTGCTCGATATCGCCGGCGGCACCGGTGACCTGGCGGCCAAGTTCTCCAAGCTGGTCGGCCCGACCGGCCAGGTTGTGCTGGCAGACATCAATGGCTCGATGCTCAAGGTCGGCCGCGACCGTCTGCTGGATAAAGGCGTGGCCGGCAATATCGAATTCGTCCAGGCCGACGCCGAAAAGCTGCCGTTCCCGGACAACCATTTCGACTGCGTGACCATCGCCTTCGGCCTGCGCAACGTCACCCACAAAGAAGACGCGATCCGCTCGATGCTGCGCGTGCTCAAGCCGGGTGGCCGCCTGTTGGTGCTGGAGTTCTCCAAGCCGACCAACGCGCTGATGTCCAAGGTCTACGACACCTACTCGTTCGCCTTCATGCCGCTGATGGGCAAGCTGATCACCAACGACGCCGAGAGCTACCGCTACCTGGCCGAATCGATCCGCATGCACCCCGACCAGGAAACCCTGAAGTCGATGATGGTGGAAGCCGGTTTCGACCGCGTGACCTACCACAACATGACCTCTGGCATTGTCGCCCTGCACCGCGGCATCAAGCCCTGA
- a CDS encoding twin-arginine translocase TatA/TatE family subunit — protein MGIFDWKHWIVILVVVVLVFGTKKLKNLGTDVGESIKGFRKAMNDDEKPADPAVNPVPPAQPVHPQATQPITERRTFDVQAEKVEEPTRKDS, from the coding sequence ATGGGCATTTTTGACTGGAAACACTGGATCGTCATTCTGGTAGTGGTGGTACTGGTGTTCGGCACCAAGAAACTCAAGAACCTGGGCACCGACGTGGGCGAGTCGATCAAGGGCTTTCGTAAAGCCATGAACGATGACGAAAAACCAGCTGACCCTGCCGTCAATCCGGTACCGCCGGCGCAACCCGTACACCCGCAGGCCACCCAGCCGATCACCGAGCGTCGTACCTTCGACGTGCAGGCTGAGAAAGTCGAAGAGCCGACCCGCAAAGACTCGTGA
- a CDS encoding phasin family protein, with product MAVKKTTQKEGSSWVGKVEEYSRKIWLAGLGVYSKIDSDGSKLFETLVKDGEKAEKLTKSTVGKQVNAAKATAGSRISDAKKQVLGTWSELEGALDTRLNKAISRLGVPSRTEVKALHTKVDTLTKQIEKLTGAKVTPVKTAAAKPVAKTAAAKPAAKPAAKAPAKAAAKPAAKPAAKTAAAKPAAKPAAKPVAAKAAAKPAAKPAAKAPAKTAAKPAAKTAAAKPAAKPAAAKPAAKPVAAKPAAKPAAAKPAAKPAAAKKPAVAKKPAAAKPAVAAKPATAPTSTASSANSVSAPTPAAVTPTATPATPTPSSQS from the coding sequence ATGGCTGTTAAAAAGACTACTCAGAAAGAAGGCAGCTCGTGGGTCGGGAAAGTTGAAGAATATTCCCGCAAGATCTGGCTGGCTGGTTTAGGCGTTTACTCGAAGATCGACAGTGACGGCAGCAAACTCTTCGAGACGTTGGTTAAAGACGGCGAGAAGGCCGAGAAGTTGACCAAGAGCACAGTGGGTAAACAAGTGAATGCCGCCAAGGCTACTGCCGGTTCGCGCATCAGTGATGCGAAGAAACAGGTATTGGGTACTTGGAGCGAGCTTGAAGGGGCATTGGACACCCGCCTCAACAAGGCTATTTCGCGACTCGGTGTCCCTAGCCGTACAGAAGTGAAAGCGCTGCACACCAAGGTCGATACGCTGACCAAGCAGATCGAAAAACTGACCGGCGCTAAAGTGACTCCGGTGAAAACCGCAGCCGCTAAACCTGTGGCCAAAACCGCGGCGGCCAAGCCGGCTGCCAAACCTGCCGCCAAGGCACCTGCCAAAGCAGCAGCGAAACCGGCTGCCAAGCCAGCTGCCAAAACCGCCGCTGCCAAACCGGCTGCCAAGCCTGCCGCTAAACCAGTGGCCGCTAAAGCAGCTGCCAAGCCCGCTGCAAAACCTGCAGCCAAGGCGCCAGCAAAAACGGCCGCCAAGCCAGCGGCTAAAACTGCAGCCGCCAAGCCAGCCGCCAAACCGGCCGCAGCCAAGCCTGCAGCCAAGCCAGTCGCAGCAAAACCTGCCGCCAAACCGGCTGCAGCCAAGCCAGCTGCAAAACCCGCAGCTGCGAAGAAACCGGCCGTAGCGAAAAAGCCAGCAGCGGCCAAGCCCGCTGTGGCAGCCAAGCCTGCGACTGCGCCAACCTCAACCGCTTCCTCAGCCAACTCGGTCTCCGCGCCGACGCCCGCTGCCGTAACCCCGACTGCAACGCCGGCAACCCCGACGCCATCCAGTCAGTCCTGA
- a CDS encoding phosphoribosyl-ATP diphosphatase — MSDTLNRVAQVLEDRKGADADSSYVASLYHKGLNKILEKLGEESIETIIAAKDAQISGDCSDVIYETADLWFHSLVMLAQLGQHPQAVLDELDRRFGLSGHAEKASRPSA; from the coding sequence ATGAGCGATACCCTGAACCGTGTGGCCCAGGTGCTGGAAGACCGTAAAGGCGCGGACGCCGACAGCTCCTATGTCGCCAGCCTGTACCACAAGGGCCTGAACAAGATTCTGGAAAAACTCGGCGAAGAGTCCATCGAGACCATCATCGCCGCCAAGGACGCGCAAATCAGCGGCGATTGCAGCGATGTGATCTACGAAACCGCCGACTTGTGGTTTCACAGTCTGGTCATGCTCGCCCAACTGGGGCAGCATCCGCAGGCGGTGCTGGATGAACTGGACCGTCGCTTCGGCTTGTCCGGGCACGCCGAAAAGGCCTCGCGCCCGTCCGCCTGA
- the tatB gene encoding Sec-independent protein translocase protein TatB, with translation MFGISFSELLLVGLVALLVLGPERLPGAARTAGLWIGRLKRSFNAIKQEVEREIGADEIRRQLHNEHILSLEQEARKILSPVQEPAKPVEPVAEHSIAPAPAAETPPAVATPTEPAPTPVASPAPHDPTLPPRAP, from the coding sequence ATGTTTGGTATCAGCTTCTCTGAACTGCTGCTCGTCGGCCTGGTTGCCCTGCTGGTGCTGGGGCCGGAACGCCTGCCCGGTGCGGCGCGCACGGCCGGCCTGTGGATCGGGCGCCTGAAACGCAGTTTCAATGCGATCAAACAGGAAGTTGAACGGGAAATCGGCGCCGACGAAATCCGCCGGCAACTGCACAACGAGCACATCCTCTCGTTGGAGCAGGAAGCACGCAAGATCCTGTCGCCCGTGCAGGAGCCCGCCAAGCCGGTAGAGCCTGTGGCCGAGCACAGCATCGCGCCGGCCCCTGCAGCCGAAACGCCGCCCGCCGTTGCCACTCCGACCGAGCCCGCGCCGACGCCCGTTGCGTCGCCCGCGCCCCATGACCCTACATTGCCGCCGCGAGCCCCATGA